A genome region from Flavobacterium sp. includes the following:
- a CDS encoding T9SS type A sorting domain-containing protein, with amino-acid sequence MKKITFLIYIISLQSFSQIYVGASTPVFVKNQVLFVQQNITLAANSNLYLRNLSQLVQGTTGTSTNSGTGTISVYQEGSSDNFDYNYWCSPVGVGSASAGNSNFGITLLNRPTTSTAATAATILPLQSFDGTANPLAIASRWIYKLTNANSYSQWVQVGATTTLAPGEGFTMKGSSGTDALDPEGTGVVNNPGGTGAQRYDFRGKPNDGTITVSVGTNASTLTGNPYPSAMHLNAFLLDPLNSACTGIAYFWEQDKTINSHLIAAYRGGYATYSPGTLGSNGIYVPATFNSYKGDGSLNTVGTSSGLMRQRKYAPIGQGFIIKGASTGTVAFRNSYRIFYKEGAGLSQFEKPARPNTTAKNTDAENQETQNEQESNDIPHIRINTIINNQFTRQLALAFLPEATDGVDPGIDALNIDGSLPNDATFLVDGKSYIIEGVAFEVNKQIPLTVKAAENTTLKFYIPEVINFDPSQTVYIYDALDSSYHDIKTGNYEVTIAPGVYTDRFKIAFTNKTLGVDEETKSNFFISQDNANQLLKASNPDAIQLKSFTLYDILGRKVRFKDNLGAEQSYNFSTAGLSSGVYIVSFITAENEKISKKVVISNTGK; translated from the coding sequence ATGAAAAAAATTACCTTTCTTATTTATATCATCTCCCTTCAAAGTTTTTCTCAGATATATGTGGGCGCGAGTACTCCGGTTTTTGTAAAAAATCAGGTATTGTTTGTACAGCAAAACATTACTCTGGCAGCAAATTCAAATTTATATTTAAGAAATCTTTCGCAGCTCGTACAAGGCACAACAGGAACGTCAACAAATTCCGGAACCGGAACAATATCTGTCTATCAGGAAGGAAGCTCAGATAATTTTGATTACAATTATTGGTGCTCTCCTGTAGGTGTAGGAAGTGCATCGGCCGGAAACAGTAATTTCGGAATCACTTTATTAAACAGGCCTACAACTTCTACGGCTGCTACGGCTGCTACGATTCTTCCGCTGCAAAGTTTTGACGGAACTGCAAATCCGCTTGCCATAGCTTCACGATGGATTTACAAACTAACAAATGCTAATAGTTATTCGCAATGGGTTCAGGTTGGTGCAACGACTACTCTGGCTCCCGGAGAAGGTTTTACAATGAAAGGCAGCAGCGGAACCGACGCTCTTGATCCTGAAGGAACCGGAGTTGTTAATAATCCAGGCGGTACAGGCGCACAGCGTTATGATTTTCGCGGAAAACCTAACGACGGTACCATTACGGTATCTGTAGGTACAAATGCTTCTACCCTTACCGGAAATCCTTATCCTTCGGCAATGCACTTAAACGCTTTTTTATTAGATCCTTTAAACAGCGCATGTACAGGAATTGCTTATTTCTGGGAACAGGACAAAACCATCAATTCTCATTTAATCGCAGCTTATCGAGGCGGTTATGCTACTTACTCTCCCGGAACTTTGGGCTCAAACGGAATTTATGTTCCCGCTACTTTTAATAGTTATAAAGGTGATGGTTCGTTAAACACTGTTGGAACGTCATCCGGGCTTATGAGACAGCGAAAATATGCGCCTATTGGTCAGGGGTTTATTATAAAAGGGGCTTCGACTGGTACTGTCGCATTTAGAAATTCATATAGAATATTTTATAAAGAAGGTGCTGGTTTATCTCAATTTGAAAAACCTGCCAGACCTAACACAACAGCAAAAAATACAGATGCCGAAAATCAGGAAACTCAAAATGAGCAGGAAAGCAACGATATTCCGCATATTAGAATAAATACGATTATTAATAATCAGTTTACAAGACAGCTTGCTCTTGCTTTTTTACCTGAGGCTACAGATGGCGTAGATCCCGGAATTGATGCCTTAAATATTGACGGAAGTCTGCCAAATGATGCTACTTTTTTGGTAGATGGTAAAAGTTATATCATCGAAGGTGTTGCTTTTGAGGTAAACAAACAAATTCCTTTAACGGTAAAAGCGGCCGAAAATACGACACTTAAATTCTATATTCCTGAGGTCATCAATTTTGATCCTTCGCAGACGGTTTATATTTATGATGCTTTAGATTCTTCTTATCATGACATTAAAACCGGAAATTATGAGGTAACAATTGCGCCTGGAGTTTATACTGACCGTTTTAAAATTGCATTCACCAACAAAACATTGGGTGTTGATGAAGAAACAAAAAGCAATTTCTTTATAAGTCAGGATAACGCCAATCAGTTATTAAAAGCTTCCAATCCAGACGCTATTCAGCTAAAATCGTTTACTCTTTATGATATTCTGGGCAGAAAAGTTCGCTTTAAAGACAATTTAGGTGCCGAACAGTCTTATAATTTCTCTACTGCCGGTTTAAGTTCCGGAGTTTACATTGTGTCTTTTATAACTGCTGAGAATGAAAAAATATCCAAAAAAGTAGTCATTTCAAATACCGGCAAGTAG
- a CDS encoding PaaI family thioesterase — translation MKTRLQVLQDHIGGEFTLSPSPFMLWMNPIVVAAEPGTVTFKYLIRDEMTNPIKSLHGGVTAAIVDDCIGATLFSLDEEHFYTTINLNMDYFAPAHSGDIILAKTAIVKKGKQFVNAQCEIWNESETRLIARGYSNLFKTNVVKKVL, via the coding sequence ATGAAAACTAGATTACAAGTACTGCAAGATCACATTGGTGGTGAATTCACCCTTTCGCCATCTCCTTTTATGCTTTGGATGAATCCAATAGTTGTTGCTGCCGAACCGGGAACAGTAACTTTTAAATATCTTATTCGGGATGAAATGACCAATCCTATTAAATCTCTTCATGGAGGTGTTACAGCTGCTATTGTAGATGATTGTATTGGTGCAACGTTATTTTCTCTTGATGAAGAACATTTTTACACTACTATAAATCTAAACATGGATTATTTTGCTCCGGCTCACTCCGGTGATATTATTTTGGCCAAAACAGCCATCGTAAAAAAAGGTAAACAATTTGTAAATGCGCAATGTGAGATTTGGAACGAATCTGAAACCCGATTAATTGCCAGAGGATACTCCAATCTTTTTAAGACAAATGTTGTAAAAAAAGTGCTTTAA
- a CDS encoding TetR/AcrR family transcriptional regulator, which yields MSKAEKTKQFIIEKTAPLFNTKGYSGTSMSDITTATSLTKGSIYGNFENKDEVAIAAFKYNVKKLHDVLSREIEKQRTFKEKLLVYPRLYSNYAELEVTVGGCPVLNTAIESDDTHPVLKKYAEKTLLYWKEKLIYLIEQGITAGEFRAQSIDSEKTALTIIAIIEGGIMISKLTGNGKDLSTIMLSLYKIIEDLE from the coding sequence ATGAGCAAAGCAGAAAAAACAAAGCAGTTTATTATCGAAAAAACAGCTCCACTTTTTAATACAAAGGGTTACAGCGGCACATCAATGAGTGATATTACAACGGCAACCAGTCTTACAAAGGGAAGTATTTATGGCAATTTTGAAAATAAAGACGAAGTGGCTATTGCGGCATTTAAGTATAATGTAAAAAAGCTTCACGATGTTTTGAGCCGTGAAATTGAAAAACAGAGAACTTTTAAAGAAAAACTTCTGGTTTATCCGAGATTATATTCAAATTATGCTGAACTTGAAGTTACAGTAGGCGGCTGTCCGGTTTTAAACACCGCTATAGAATCTGATGATACGCATCCTGTTCTTAAAAAATATGCTGAAAAAACCCTTCTTTACTGGAAAGAAAAACTTATCTATTTAATCGAGCAAGGAATAACTGCAGGCGAATTCAGAGCCCAATCAATTGATTCAGAAAAAACAGCCTTAACCATAATTGCCATAATCGAAGGCGGAATAATGATTAGCAAACTGACTGGAAACGGCAAGGATTTATCAACGATCATGCTTTCTCTTTATAAAATCATCGAAGACTTAGAATAA
- a CDS encoding methyltransferase domain-containing protein, with protein sequence MPWNPEIYNKFKDIRYQPFYDLAEFIKPVSGMRSIDLGCGTGEQTAILADKFKDAHFLGVDSSAEMLEKSKHLETDRLHFRKATTEETLHSGEKWDLIFSNAALQWSNDHTMLFPNLLNLLNKGGQFAVQMPVQPENKLNKILSELVDEEPFKTYLKGFKRDSPVLSIDEYAQILFDGGLEDIQIIQKVYPIIAKDHDTLFDFISGSALIPYIERLEGEQKELFIKTYKERIALSFPKLPAIYSFKRLLLYGRRGELLMVNG encoded by the coding sequence ATGCCTTGGAATCCAGAGATATACAATAAATTCAAAGATATTCGGTATCAACCCTTTTATGATTTAGCCGAATTCATAAAACCTGTAAGCGGAATGAGATCTATTGATTTGGGATGCGGAACGGGCGAGCAAACGGCTATTTTGGCTGATAAGTTTAAAGATGCTCATTTTTTAGGAGTTGATTCTTCGGCAGAAATGCTCGAAAAATCGAAACATCTTGAAACAGACAGACTGCACTTTCGAAAAGCTACTACCGAAGAAACCCTACATTCTGGCGAAAAATGGGATTTAATTTTCAGTAATGCGGCTTTGCAATGGTCGAATGATCATACTATGTTATTTCCAAACTTACTGAATTTGCTTAACAAAGGCGGACAATTTGCGGTACAAATGCCGGTTCAGCCAGAAAATAAACTCAATAAAATTCTTTCTGAATTGGTTGATGAAGAGCCCTTTAAAACGTATTTAAAAGGTTTTAAAAGAGATTCACCTGTTTTAAGTATTGATGAATATGCGCAGATTTTGTTTGACGGCGGTTTAGAAGATATTCAAATCATTCAGAAAGTGTATCCCATAATTGCAAAGGATCACGATACGCTTTTTGATTTTATTTCAGGATCGGCTTTAATTCCTTATATCGAAAGGCTTGAAGGTGAACAAAAAGAACTTTTTATAAAAACGTATAAAGAGAGAATTGCGCTCAGTTTTCCTAAACTTCCCGCTATTTATTCTTTTAAAAGGTTGTTGCTTTATGGGAGAAGAGGTGAATTGTTAATGGTTAATGGTTGA